A genomic stretch from Candidatus Bathyarchaeia archaeon includes:
- a CDS encoding RlmE family RNA methyltransferase: protein MSKEWLAKRRRDYYYRRAKEENYRSRAAYKLIQAIKKYGFIKPGDVVVDLGAAPGGWLQVARQVVGDRGFVLGVDIREIEPLKYENVYTIIGDIREPDTLKRIKTILPRPADVVISDVSPNVSGVWELDHARQIELAEFSLQIALSTLRVGGNFFTKVFQGDLFDQFLNKVKTYFNQVRIIKPEASRKESAEIYILGMNYRAPSTI, encoded by the coding sequence TTGTCTAAGGAGTGGCTTGCAAAACGGAGAAGAGACTATTATTATAGGAGGGCTAAAGAAGAAAATTATAGATCGCGCGCAGCATATAAACTTATACAAGCTATAAAGAAGTATGGATTCATTAAACCTGGCGATGTAGTTGTTGACCTAGGTGCGGCGCCTGGTGGGTGGCTGCAGGTTGCTAGACAAGTTGTGGGAGATAGGGGTTTTGTTTTAGGTGTAGATATTAGGGAGATTGAGCCTCTAAAATATGAAAATGTTTATACAATTATCGGCGATATTAGAGAGCCTGACACATTAAAGAGGATTAAAACCATCCTGCCACGTCCAGCGGATGTTGTAATATCTGATGTTTCACCAAATGTTTCAGGAGTCTGGGAACTAGATCATGCTAGGCAAATAGAGCTAGCGGAATTCTCCCTACAGATAGCGCTCTCAACACTTAGGGTTGGTGGAAACTTCTTTACAAAAGTCTTTCAAGGCGACCTCTTCGACCAATTTTTAAATAAAGTTAAAACGTATTTCAATCAAGTTAGGATTATAAAACCTGAAGCCAGTAGAAAAGAAAGCGCTGAAATATATATACTTGGGATGAATTACAGGGCTCCCTCCACTATATAA
- a CDS encoding Lrp/AsnC family transcriptional regulator — MPKQNDLEQKALDIIMRMGEKGILQSDLWREINATSREGSRISMRLESKGLIYRERELSRGRWTYRLYSKRQMVSIDSIIDCPCISCEENSKCGAGGKLSPNHCEKLTQWILETDQK, encoded by the coding sequence ATGCCTAAGCAGAATGATCTTGAGCAGAAAGCGCTTGATATAATAATGAGGATGGGTGAGAAAGGCATATTGCAGTCTGATCTATGGCGAGAAATAAATGCTACCAGCAGAGAGGGCTCCAGAATATCCATGAGACTTGAGAGTAAGGGATTAATTTATCGTGAACGAGAGCTCTCAAGAGGACGGTGGACCTATAGGCTTTATTCAAAACGCCAAATGGTTTCAATAGACTCGATAATTGACTGCCCATGTATATCCTGCGAGGAGAACTCGAAGTGCGGTGCTGGCGGTAAACTTTCCCCTAACCACTGCGAAAAACTAACGCAGTGGATTCTTGAGACTGACCAGAAATAG
- the kae1 gene encoding KEOPS complex N(6)-L-threonylcarbamoyladenine synthase Kae1, with protein sequence MRKKEGYCLGIESTADDFGVGIASFDGEILINVNDVYVPEKGGIHPREASRHHAMVAGKVIFEAFKKSGIKPREIDVIAFSQGPGLGPCLRVGATAARALASYLSKPLVGVNHCLAHIEIGRMIGGIKDPVTLYVSGGNTIVAAFEAGKYRVFGETLDIAVGNCLDVFAREAGLRPRSDKPLGAIVEEIASKGSKLINLPYTVKGMDLSFSGLLTAAINLLHEGKYSLEDLCFSFQEIAFSMLTEVTERALAHTEKTEVLLTGGVAANKRLQTMLKIMAEEHGARFYVVPKEYATDNGAMIAWTGVLCYKYGLTTPIEKSFIKLKWRLDDVEVPWFENY encoded by the coding sequence ATGCGAAAAAAGGAAGGCTATTGCCTAGGCATTGAGAGTACAGCCGATGATTTCGGCGTTGGAATAGCATCATTCGATGGTGAAATATTAATTAACGTCAATGATGTCTACGTTCCGGAGAAGGGAGGGATTCATCCTAGGGAGGCATCTAGACACCACGCCATGGTAGCTGGAAAAGTTATATTTGAAGCCTTTAAGAAATCCGGAATAAAACCTAGAGAAATAGATGTAATAGCGTTTTCTCAGGGGCCTGGTTTAGGTCCATGCTTAAGAGTTGGCGCAACAGCCGCTAGGGCGTTAGCATCCTATTTGAGTAAGCCCCTTGTTGGAGTTAACCATTGCTTAGCACATATAGAGATAGGTAGAATGATTGGTGGAATAAAGGATCCCGTCACCCTCTATGTATCTGGTGGAAACACCATTGTGGCGGCATTCGAGGCTGGAAAATACCGGGTCTTCGGTGAGACGCTAGATATAGCTGTTGGAAATTGCTTAGATGTCTTCGCTAGGGAGGCGGGTTTAAGACCAAGGAGTGATAAGCCCTTAGGAGCCATAGTTGAAGAGATAGCCTCTAAAGGCAGTAAACTCATAAATTTACCATATACTGTAAAGGGCATGGACTTATCCTTCAGCGGTCTACTGACAGCGGCAATTAATCTGTTGCATGAGGGAAAATACTCTCTTGAGGATTTATGTTTCAGCTTCCAGGAAATAGCTTTTTCAATGCTTACAGAAGTCACTGAGAGAGCGTTAGCGCATACGGAGAAAACCGAGGTTCTATTGACTGGTGGAGTTGCAGCGAATAAGAGGCTTCAAACAATGTTAAAAATTATGGCTGAGGAGCACGGTGCCAGATTCTATGTTGTGCCGAAAGAGTATGCTACTGACAATGGCGCCATGATAGCTTGGACAGGAGTATTATGCTATAAATACGGATTAACCACACCTATTGAGAAGAGTTTTATAAAGTTAAAATGGAGATTAGATGACGTTGAGGTTCCATGGTTTGAGAACTATTGA
- a CDS encoding KEOPS complex kinase/ATPase Bud32, with amino-acid sequence MGTLIKKGAEASIYLEEWCGRKVIFKKRHSKNYRIHELDRIIQIQRTKHEPLMIHKAKEAGVPTPIIFMVNLEEATIIMEFVEGKQIKQVLNDMPDDERIKLCYDIGKLIGRLHKNGIIHGDLTTSNMILTPHGNIVLIDFGLSEQSTELEARGVDLHLMKRAFASTHYKYAEECFNAVIKGYEEVMGSDITRDVLNRIKEIEKRGRYIAER; translated from the coding sequence TTGGGTACTTTAATAAAAAAGGGAGCCGAGGCAAGCATATATCTTGAGGAATGGTGTGGTCGAAAAGTTATTTTCAAAAAACGCCACTCAAAGAATTATCGAATCCATGAACTTGATAGGATTATTCAGATACAAAGGACGAAGCATGAGCCTCTAATGATTCACAAGGCTAAAGAGGCTGGTGTTCCAACACCGATAATATTCATGGTTAACCTTGAGGAGGCAACAATAATCATGGAGTTTGTAGAGGGAAAGCAGATAAAACAGGTACTTAATGATATGCCGGATGATGAAAGAATTAAATTATGCTATGATATCGGTAAACTTATAGGTAGACTACATAAAAACGGCATAATACATGGTGATCTTACAACGTCAAATATGATTTTAACACCGCATGGAAATATTGTTCTCATAGATTTTGGGTTAAGCGAACAGAGCACAGAGCTTGAAGCTAGAGGTGTAGACCTCCATTTAATGAAGAGAGCTTTTGCGAGTACACATTACAAGTATGCTGAGGAATGTTTTAACGCTGTTATTAAGGGATATGAGGAAGTAATGGGTAGCGATATTACAAGGGATGTTTTAAATAGAATTAAGGAAATAGAGAAAAGAGGCCGCTATATAGCGGAGAGGTGA
- a CDS encoding XTP/dITP diphosphatase has product MLKDAFPYGKLIFFATGNINKFNEARRILAEYNIAVAMLKVKTLEVQDDNIENIAKISVLNISREINLPVIVEDAGLFIEALNGFPGPYSSYVYRTIGINGILKLMSGVKNRRAQFKSTVAFCDLNGNVRCFNGVSNGRIAESPRGNMGFGFDPIFEPEEEPNKTFGEMTIEEKNVFSHRARALKMFAEWYKGWRSSK; this is encoded by the coding sequence TTGCTGAAGGATGCTTTTCCATATGGTAAACTAATATTTTTTGCGACCGGAAACATAAATAAGTTTAATGAGGCTAGGAGAATTCTGGCTGAATATAATATAGCCGTAGCAATGCTTAAAGTAAAAACTCTCGAAGTTCAAGACGATAATATAGAGAATATTGCTAAAATAAGCGTTTTAAATATTTCCCGCGAAATTAACTTACCTGTGATTGTTGAAGATGCTGGGCTTTTTATAGAGGCTTTAAATGGTTTTCCAGGACCCTACTCCTCATATGTTTATAGAACGATTGGCATAAATGGAATACTTAAACTTATGAGTGGAGTCAAAAACCGCAGAGCGCAGTTCAAGTCCACGGTCGCCTTCTGTGATTTAAATGGTAATGTAAGATGCTTTAATGGTGTGTCTAACGGCAGGATAGCTGAGAGCCCTAGGGGTAACATGGGTTTTGGCTTTGACCCAATATTTGAGCCGGAAGAGGAACCTAACAAAACATTCGGTGAAATGACAATTGAAGAAAAGAATGTTTTCTCGCATCGTGCAAGAGCTCTGAAGATGTTCGCTGAATGGTATAAGGGGTGGCGAAGCTCGAAATGA
- a CDS encoding 50S ribosomal protein L40e, whose protein sequence is MPIVDPLKRSIAQRKRLYMKICRDCGVRNALTAEKCRKCRSRNLRWKKREKTR, encoded by the coding sequence ATGCCGATAGTTGATCCATTGAAGAGAAGTATAGCTCAGAGAAAGAGACTCTACATGAAAATATGTAGAGATTGTGGAGTTAGGAATGCTCTAACCGCTGAAAAATGTAGAAAATGTAGAAGCAGAAATTTGAGATGGAAGAAACGTGAAAAGACGAGGTAA
- a CDS encoding phosphoribosyltransferase family protein — MLHELTSEEIKALTHAEDLKFRLATVELLRTAKKYFTYRDLSAKTDLPVTVLSRYAKGHVLPNKDRARQLWEVLSKIVGLENEFRRRLKFDDSGYFDNTLLIGDITLLRQAANYAIAKFAGKRITKVLTSAVDGIPLATMVANALGVNLVIAKTTKEVGVSSFLEETYILSDSGYTLTLYIPRDSIKKRDSVLIVDDIIKSGDSQNALLNLVYKAKSEVAGIFAMIAVGDKWMRKIKVPPDCPIEIILKLS; from the coding sequence ATGCTGCACGAATTAACATCTGAAGAAATTAAGGCTCTAACTCACGCTGAAGATTTGAAATTTCGTTTAGCAACAGTCGAACTCTTACGGACAGCAAAAAAATATTTTACCTATAGAGATCTGTCTGCTAAAACAGATCTACCAGTAACTGTTCTAAGCAGATATGCAAAAGGACATGTTCTACCAAATAAGGATAGAGCACGCCAGCTTTGGGAAGTTTTATCAAAGATAGTTGGGTTAGAGAATGAGTTTAGGAGAAGATTAAAATTTGATGATAGCGGATACTTTGATAATACGCTCCTCATAGGGGACATAACTCTCCTTAGGCAGGCTGCAAATTATGCAATAGCTAAATTTGCTGGAAAAAGAATAACCAAAGTTTTAACTTCAGCTGTTGACGGTATCCCGCTTGCAACGATGGTTGCCAATGCCTTAGGCGTTAATTTGGTTATTGCAAAGACTACAAAGGAGGTGGGGGTCTCCTCATTCCTCGAGGAAACCTATATTTTGAGTGATTCAGGTTACACTTTAACACTTTATATTCCAAGGGATTCGATCAAGAAGCGCGACAGTGTTCTGATAGTTGATGACATAATAAAGAGCGGAGACTCCCAGAATGCATTACTCAACCTCGTTTATAAAGCAAAGTCTGAAGTTGCAGGAATATTCGCAATGATAGCAGTCGGAGATAAGTGGATGAGAAAGATTAAAGTTCCACCTGACTGCCCAATTGAAATAATTCTTAAACTAAGTTAA
- a CDS encoding aldehyde ferredoxin oxidoreductase family protein, with protein MFGYAGRILRVNLSTGKTMNEPLKEEMAKKYIGGIGLGIRLLIDNSKPGIDPLSPENPLILVTGPFSGTVAPTGGNGHAFVAKSPLTNGVGEAKSHGFFGAELKRAGYDAVIFEGKSEKPVYVWIDDDSVQIMDAKHLWGKSPQETEDVIREELGDYYIRVAAIGLAGEKLSRIACIINDKTRAAGRCGLGAVMGSKNLKAIAVRGTKDVPVAKPEEFLEFVKVLHERMKGPATVKYRTLGTPQNVLVHNSLGCLPTRNFTSAVFEGAEKVSGEYLNMHFVTKIIGCSSCAMRCEHIAVVPEGPYKGTMARVEYEPLWAFGPHCGVDRMDAIIKAIDLCNYYGMDSISAGNIVGFAMDCYEHGILTKDDTGGLDLRFGNAEAMIKLTEMMGRREGLGNILAEGVKRAAEMIGKGAEKFANHIKGLEMTGYDIRGLKTAAVGYAVSFRGADHNRHGAYALDIAGKVDRFKFEKGRSKLVIEIEDLYMIIDSLIVCKFSRGVYYKGFEDLAKYYTLVTGIDMTAEELRRTGERLSNLARLYNVREGLTRKDDHLPIKVMTTPIPDETVSKGSYITQEELDFMLDDYYAHRGWTRNGVPTIEKVTELGLEDLAHIVRGKL; from the coding sequence TTGTTTGGTTATGCTGGTAGGATTTTAAGGGTGAATTTATCAACAGGAAAAACTATGAATGAGCCATTAAAGGAGGAAATGGCCAAGAAATACATTGGTGGTATAGGTTTAGGAATACGCTTGTTAATTGATAATTCTAAGCCTGGTATAGATCCATTAAGTCCAGAGAACCCTCTAATACTTGTGACTGGACCATTTAGTGGAACAGTTGCGCCTACAGGCGGTAATGGACATGCTTTTGTCGCTAAGTCTCCGCTGACCAATGGTGTCGGCGAGGCTAAGTCGCATGGTTTCTTTGGTGCCGAGCTTAAGAGGGCCGGATATGATGCAGTTATATTTGAGGGTAAATCTGAGAAGCCTGTTTACGTCTGGATAGATGATGATAGCGTCCAGATTATGGATGCAAAGCACCTATGGGGTAAGTCACCGCAGGAGACTGAGGATGTTATTAGGGAGGAGCTGGGTGACTACTACATCCGCGTAGCAGCAATAGGTTTGGCTGGTGAAAAGCTCTCGAGGATTGCTTGCATAATTAATGATAAGACTAGGGCTGCTGGAAGATGCGGTTTAGGCGCTGTTATGGGCTCAAAGAATCTTAAGGCTATAGCCGTTAGGGGAACTAAGGATGTTCCAGTAGCTAAGCCAGAGGAATTCCTCGAATTCGTTAAGGTTCTACATGAGAGGATGAAGGGTCCGGCAACGGTTAAGTATAGGACTCTCGGAACCCCACAGAACGTTTTGGTCCACAATTCACTTGGCTGTTTACCAACAAGAAACTTCACGAGCGCCGTCTTTGAGGGGGCTGAAAAGGTTAGCGGCGAATACCTAAACATGCATTTTGTTACAAAGATTATTGGTTGCTCCTCATGCGCTATGAGATGCGAGCACATAGCGGTTGTGCCGGAGGGACCGTATAAGGGGACTATGGCTAGGGTTGAGTATGAGCCGCTTTGGGCTTTTGGTCCCCACTGTGGCGTTGATCGCATGGATGCCATAATTAAAGCCATAGACTTATGCAACTATTATGGCATGGACTCTATATCTGCCGGTAATATTGTTGGTTTTGCAATGGACTGTTATGAGCATGGAATATTAACTAAGGATGATACTGGCGGATTAGACTTAAGGTTCGGTAATGCTGAGGCTATGATTAAGTTAACTGAGATGATGGGTAGGCGTGAGGGGCTGGGTAATATATTGGCTGAGGGTGTTAAGAGGGCTGCTGAAATGATTGGGAAGGGCGCTGAGAAATTTGCTAATCACATTAAAGGTCTTGAGATGACTGGTTATGATATTAGGGGGCTGAAGACGGCGGCAGTTGGATACGCAGTCTCATTCCGTGGAGCGGACCATAACAGGCATGGAGCATACGCCCTAGACATAGCTGGAAAGGTTGATAGATTCAAGTTTGAGAAGGGAAGGTCTAAGCTCGTTATTGAGATAGAAGACCTGTATATGATAATTGATTCGCTTATCGTCTGCAAATTCTCGAGGGGGGTCTACTATAAGGGATTCGAGGACCTAGCCAAATACTACACGCTTGTAACTGGAATCGATATGACGGCTGAGGAATTAAGGAGGACGGGTGAGAGGCTGAGCAATCTGGCAAGACTATACAATGTTAGGGAGGGCTTAACGAGAAAGGATGATCATTTGCCAATCAAGGTTATGACAACACCAATTCCAGATGAAACTGTATCAAAGGGAAGCTACATAACACAGGAGGAGCTGGACTTCATGCTTGACGATTACTATGCGCATAGGGGTTGGACGAGGAATGGTGTCCCAACGATTGAGAAGGTTACCGAGCTGGGCTTAGAGGATTTAGCCCATATAGTTAGGGGTAAGCTTTAA
- a CDS encoding 4Fe-4S dicluster domain-containing protein: protein MSHIHMRKFVSADPDKCVGCSVCEYICSFEKEKVFNPLKSRIRVVRLDTIVNMSLSCRLCEDAPCVAACPRDALKQSETTGIIMVDEDKCNGCGWCIEACDYGAIMLHPEKKVVFVCDTCNGSPKCVEWCPEKALDFITKDVLAQKSRISAVKKLFQEVLKT, encoded by the coding sequence ATGTCACATATACATATGAGAAAGTTCGTTTCAGCAGATCCTGATAAATGTGTTGGATGCAGCGTCTGTGAATATATATGCTCGTTCGAAAAGGAGAAAGTGTTTAATCCATTAAAATCACGTATAAGGGTTGTCCGATTAGATACAATTGTGAACATGTCCCTTTCATGCAGACTTTGTGAGGATGCTCCTTGTGTAGCAGCATGCCCACGTGATGCATTAAAGCAGTCTGAGACTACCGGCATAATAATGGTTGATGAGGATAAATGTAATGGTTGCGGATGGTGTATCGAAGCATGTGATTATGGAGCCATAATGCTCCATCCGGAGAAAAAAGTTGTGTTTGTATGTGATACATGTAATGGCAGCCCGAAGTGTGTAGAGTGGTGCCCTGAAAAAGCCCTAGACTTCATAACCAAAGATGTCCTAGCACAGAAATCTAGAATATCAGCGGTCAAAAAGTTATTCCAAGAAGTCTTAAAAACTTAA
- a CDS encoding cyclophilin-like fold protein produces MSISRVPIKIDVEGLGEAKAILIRILSPRTVDAITRLLPIEGRAAIWQSQIYFEIPIKLGIEKPRETVKKGDLAYWPFGKAFCIFFEDMRPYSPVNLIGQVTENIDLFNKVKSGMKIEVERIL; encoded by the coding sequence ATGAGTATATCTAGGGTGCCAATAAAAATAGATGTTGAGGGATTAGGTGAAGCAAAAGCAATTTTAATACGCATCCTCTCGCCTAGAACTGTAGACGCGATCACCAGACTGCTGCCAATAGAGGGTAGAGCCGCCATATGGCAGAGCCAGATATACTTTGAAATTCCAATAAAGCTTGGTATTGAAAAGCCCAGAGAAACAGTTAAGAAGGGGGATTTAGCCTACTGGCCATTTGGGAAAGCCTTCTGCATATTCTTTGAGGATATGCGTCCCTATAGCCCAGTAAACCTAATTGGGCAGGTTACAGAGAATATTGATCTATTCAACAAAGTAAAAAGTGGAATGAAAATA